Proteins encoded together in one Chryseobacterium taklimakanense window:
- a CDS encoding TonB-dependent siderophore receptor, with protein MRREILTAAVLAISVSVYAQGPRHIDTDTLKIQEIEDIILHKTGNPNKGRSFTTKSLIPLIENPQPIQMVTHEIIEQQQAKQLSDVVKNVNGIYITSARGGSQDSFGGRGFTFGNENIFKNGAKVNSGIFPEVSGLERVEVLKGANAMLYGNVGPGGIINMVTKKPRFSFGGSVGMNVGSWNSYKPTVDIYGPLSQKIAFRINGTYEYADSFRDVVNSQKQYFNPSFAFNIGENTQIFVEGDYLKQHFTPDFGLGALVEKTTGISSFETGLDKKQFLGEDWNYQTSQQATGGITLNHKFNDRWYLNSVASYQNYTKDYFSVERIQWKYTGNPSQSEPTWDRTLNKTYNEQNYTSLQINLNGEFNTGNVKHKVLFGADGDYGTADAYTFYNPTNNKNFGTSYIVGNWKLNTPTTWTHIAEPNSEKNTRNRINTTRYGVYIQDFVELSNYFKVLGGVRYSNLQNDDTVERNFRTNTEKTKDNTGTSEYAFSPKAGLVFTPNENFTVYGTYTNSFVPNSGFTVDNAPLKASVVDQYEIGIKKNVFNNTVAFNINAYQIDNRNTYTTAIYDKNGNLNSDSSIKEFAGKVRSRGVELDITGNPTPQLSLIGGVSYNHSVYTETPEITGYVENQRLVRTPATTANASVFYKFDNTLKGLILGASGFYTGDRKAGWNDTKTQKETTRMVYLKGYTTVDLSVGYEYKNFLIQGKLGNIFEAENYNVHENYSVNPITPRNFYFTLSYKL; from the coding sequence ATGAGAAGGGAAATTCTAACAGCAGCAGTTCTTGCGATTTCAGTAAGCGTGTACGCTCAAGGACCACGACACATTGATACGGACACATTAAAAATTCAGGAAATTGAAGACATTATACTTCATAAAACCGGAAACCCAAACAAGGGCCGCTCTTTCACCACAAAATCGCTGATTCCCCTTATCGAAAATCCACAACCGATACAGATGGTGACGCACGAGATCATCGAGCAGCAACAGGCAAAACAACTGAGCGATGTGGTGAAAAACGTGAACGGAATCTACATCACCTCCGCAAGAGGCGGCTCGCAGGACAGTTTCGGCGGGCGTGGCTTTACTTTTGGAAATGAAAATATTTTTAAAAACGGAGCAAAGGTTAACAGCGGTATCTTCCCTGAAGTAAGCGGTTTGGAACGTGTGGAAGTGCTGAAAGGCGCCAACGCAATGCTTTACGGCAATGTGGGCCCGGGCGGGATCATCAATATGGTGACCAAGAAACCGCGTTTCAGTTTTGGAGGAAGCGTCGGGATGAATGTTGGCAGTTGGAACTCATATAAGCCCACGGTGGATATTTACGGGCCGCTTTCTCAAAAAATTGCTTTCAGAATCAACGGGACCTATGAATATGCCGACAGCTTCCGCGATGTGGTGAATTCTCAAAAACAATATTTCAATCCTTCTTTTGCATTTAATATTGGCGAAAACACCCAAATTTTTGTAGAAGGCGATTATTTGAAACAACATTTCACGCCAGATTTCGGTTTGGGTGCCTTAGTGGAAAAAACCACCGGAATTTCTTCATTTGAAACCGGTTTGGATAAAAAGCAGTTCCTGGGCGAAGACTGGAATTACCAGACCAGCCAGCAGGCGACCGGCGGAATTACTTTAAACCATAAATTCAACGACCGCTGGTACCTGAATTCAGTGGCTTCATATCAAAATTATACCAAGGATTATTTCTCTGTTGAAAGAATCCAATGGAAATACACCGGGAACCCAAGCCAGTCTGAACCGACCTGGGACCGCACACTGAACAAAACTTACAACGAACAGAATTATACTTCGTTACAGATTAATTTGAACGGTGAATTCAACACCGGAAATGTGAAACATAAAGTGCTCTTCGGTGCCGACGGCGATTACGGTACTGCAGATGCGTACACGTTCTACAATCCGACTAACAATAAGAATTTCGGAACCTCGTACATCGTCGGCAACTGGAAGCTCAATACACCTACAACCTGGACACATATCGCAGAGCCGAATTCTGAAAAGAACACCAGAAACCGCATCAACACGACCCGTTACGGCGTTTATATTCAGGATTTTGTGGAACTTTCAAACTATTTTAAAGTTTTGGGAGGTGTAAGATATTCTAACCTTCAGAATGATGATACAGTAGAAAGAAATTTCAGGACAAATACTGAAAAAACCAAGGATAATACCGGCACCAGCGAGTATGCTTTCTCACCAAAGGCCGGACTGGTTTTCACACCAAATGAAAATTTCACGGTTTACGGAACCTATACCAATTCTTTTGTACCAAATTCAGGATTTACGGTTGACAATGCGCCACTGAAGGCATCTGTAGTGGACCAGTACGAAATCGGAATCAAGAAAAATGTGTTCAACAATACGGTGGCTTTCAACATCAATGCTTACCAAATCGACAACCGGAACACTTATACTACCGCGATTTACGATAAAAACGGCAACCTCAATTCCGATTCAAGCATCAAGGAATTTGCAGGAAAAGTGAGGAGCCGCGGTGTTGAACTGGACATCACCGGAAATCCGACGCCACAATTGTCATTAATCGGCGGGGTTTCTTACAACCACTCCGTTTATACGGAAACGCCAGAGATTACAGGTTATGTAGAAAATCAAAGACTGGTGAGAACGCCGGCAACTACAGCAAATGCTTCCGTTTTCTACAAATTTGACAACACCCTGAAAGGCCTCATTTTAGGAGCATCAGGCTTCTACACCGGCGACAGGAAAGCCGGATGGAACGATACCAAAACCCAAAAAGAAACCACAAGAATGGTATATTTGAAAGGTTATACCACGGTAGATTTATCTGTTGGATATGAATATAAAAACTTCCTGATACAGGGGAAACTGGGCAATATTTTCGAGGCAGAAAACTACAACGTTCACGAAAATTACTCGGTAAACCCGATTACACCGAGAAACTTTTACTTCACGCTGAGTTATAAACTTTAA
- a CDS encoding glycoside hydrolase family 25 protein, giving the protein MAKKKPTKNKTTRKIHKKRRKNFILRRKILLLVLAVALIGTGFYLKEKIAFYYAMYFNKFEHKKLKNSEREAARIDRIVGDYADKTFGFDISHYQEAKDIKWDSLSIGNRTIPLKFVILRATMGNRSKDKNFDTFWEKAKKHNLIRGAYHFYRADEDPVTQANNFLESVKLEEGDLVPVLDIERIPRKKSNEQLIEDLKIWLKIVEEKYGEKPIIYTFYHYYKDNLRGEFDDYPLWLANYNDVPQPSPDDDWKIWQFTENGIVYGINTKVDLNVFNGNTWSLKRLTVE; this is encoded by the coding sequence ATGGCGAAGAAAAAACCCACAAAAAATAAAACCACCCGGAAAATTCATAAGAAAAGGCGAAAAAATTTCATTCTTCGCCGCAAAATCCTTCTGTTGGTTCTCGCCGTTGCTTTGATCGGGACCGGTTTCTACCTGAAAGAGAAAATCGCTTTCTACTACGCGATGTATTTCAATAAATTCGAGCACAAAAAACTGAAAAATTCCGAGCGTGAAGCCGCCAGAATCGACCGGATTGTCGGGGATTATGCCGATAAAACCTTCGGTTTCGATATTTCACACTATCAGGAAGCGAAAGACATCAAATGGGATTCGCTTTCTATCGGTAACCGCACCATTCCTTTAAAATTTGTCATACTGCGCGCCACGATGGGCAACCGAAGCAAGGATAAAAATTTTGATACCTTTTGGGAAAAGGCCAAAAAACATAACCTCATCCGCGGTGCGTATCATTTTTACCGTGCCGATGAAGACCCGGTGACGCAGGCCAACAACTTCCTGGAAAGCGTGAAACTGGAAGAAGGCGATTTAGTCCCCGTTTTGGATATTGAAAGGATTCCGCGTAAAAAATCCAATGAACAACTTATCGAAGATTTGAAAATATGGCTGAAAATCGTGGAAGAAAAATACGGCGAAAAACCGATTATCTATACCTTTTATCATTATTACAAAGACAACCTGCGCGGCGAATTCGATGATTATCCTTTATGGCTGGCCAATTACAACGACGTGCCACAGCCTTCACCCGATGACGACTGGAAAATCTGGCAGTTCACCGAAAACGGAATCGTTTACGGCATCAATACCAAAGTTGATCTGAATGTTTTCAACGGCAACACCTGGTCGCTGAAACGGCTGACAGTGGAGTGA
- a CDS encoding chitobiase/beta-hexosaminidase C-terminal domain-containing protein codes for MKKILLTIVATVAITGIKAQSEPAYLDDILLQSFGWDEYNQPRNTNEGGLYEFYYSRAGNLKALGFDMIWMPPPSKSTGGVGYFPTELYNFSNTSWGTEAQLRKMLLNMNARGINPIADVVANHRSGTTGWTDFTNPTWGCDAIVSNDEATAAYNSGTAGVTCRPSGAADTGEGFDGSRDMDHTNPVVQSGYKEFLTKLKELGFKGWRWDVAKGFSPSYFGMYINESQPYYSVGENWDGNVEVLKSWINGTYAGGATVSGAFDFALYYNMSNTFATANASNNYNNLNWSGAMAGLAGQFGFAEKAVTFVDNHDTFVQNSAFLGANIPKAYTYILTHPGIPSVFAPHYFGGTYTKDGVTRTYSTANKPIIEKLMAIRKSAGIDAYSHINIDKSENGIYAAYILKRSGDAGPAIAMKIGPYDWTPAGGGWTQVISSPDNEYAVWTKTAVNVPPVIQINEPSGTYSAGASKSISIKATDDSGTTPVIRYTTDGSEPTSASAVYSGPFTINATSTVKAIAFDNANASSGVVERNYTFATPSTQGIVIRFNPSGSGWTQPYIHYWNVQPAGTIADANWNSPVAMTPDPYNPGWFTYTFAGATSVNFLFRNGSSTGTPGSTQTRDINNVTQNNCYVWDATSSNFVRTTDCSALNLATGETDAKDNKTTLQITQNPVTNGEMKVKYTNANRGVIHMFDMSGKAVGSYKLSSNSAEETFRLNGVKAGIYVVQLKSDSGTAAAKVIVK; via the coding sequence ATGAAAAAAATATTACTGACTATTGTGGCTACGGTTGCAATCACAGGAATTAAAGCGCAAAGCGAACCTGCCTATCTTGATGATATACTGCTGCAGTCTTTCGGTTGGGACGAGTACAACCAGCCCCGAAACACAAATGAAGGCGGGCTGTATGAGTTTTACTACTCACGCGCCGGAAACTTGAAAGCTTTGGGTTTTGATATGATCTGGATGCCGCCGCCAAGCAAGTCTACCGGAGGTGTAGGCTATTTCCCGACAGAACTTTACAATTTTTCCAACACATCCTGGGGCACCGAAGCTCAGCTCCGGAAAATGCTTTTGAACATGAACGCGAGAGGGATCAACCCGATTGCTGACGTCGTAGCGAACCACCGAAGCGGCACAACCGGCTGGACCGACTTCACAAACCCAACCTGGGGTTGTGATGCTATTGTGAGCAACGACGAAGCGACAGCAGCTTACAATAGCGGCACAGCGGGAGTAACGTGCAGACCGAGTGGTGCAGCAGATACCGGGGAAGGATTTGACGGATCCAGAGATATGGATCACACAAATCCTGTGGTGCAGAGTGGCTATAAAGAGTTTCTGACCAAATTAAAGGAGCTGGGCTTCAAAGGCTGGAGATGGGATGTTGCAAAAGGCTTCTCTCCTTCTTATTTTGGAATGTATATTAATGAAAGCCAGCCATACTATTCTGTTGGCGAAAACTGGGACGGCAATGTAGAGGTGCTTAAAAGCTGGATTAACGGGACTTATGCTGGCGGAGCTACTGTTTCAGGTGCATTTGATTTTGCGCTTTATTATAATATGTCGAATACTTTTGCAACCGCCAACGCATCAAATAATTATAATAATTTAAACTGGTCTGGTGCTATGGCCGGACTTGCCGGGCAGTTTGGGTTTGCAGAAAAAGCGGTGACATTCGTAGACAATCATGACACATTTGTTCAGAACTCTGCATTTTTAGGCGCCAACATTCCTAAGGCATACACCTATATCTTAACACATCCGGGCATTCCTTCTGTTTTTGCTCCTCATTATTTTGGTGGAACATATACTAAAGATGGTGTTACCCGAACGTACTCCACAGCGAACAAGCCGATCATTGAAAAATTGATGGCCATAAGAAAAAGTGCAGGAATCGATGCCTACAGCCATATCAATATAGACAAATCAGAGAATGGCATATATGCAGCATATATCCTTAAAAGATCAGGAGATGCGGGACCAGCGATTGCAATGAAAATCGGACCTTACGACTGGACGCCGGCGGGAGGCGGATGGACTCAAGTTATTTCGAGCCCGGATAATGAATATGCAGTGTGGACCAAGACCGCAGTGAACGTTCCGCCGGTAATTCAGATAAATGAACCTAGTGGAACCTACAGTGCAGGAGCGTCAAAATCAATCAGTATTAAAGCAACAGATGACAGCGGTACAACGCCAGTAATCCGTTATACCACAGATGGTTCTGAACCCACTTCCGCATCAGCAGTTTACAGCGGCCCATTTACCATCAACGCAACCAGCACAGTAAAAGCCATCGCTTTTGACAATGCCAATGCCAGCTCAGGCGTGGTGGAAAGAAACTACACATTTGCTACACCTTCCACTCAAGGTATTGTGATCAGGTTCAATCCGAGCGGCAGCGGCTGGACCCAGCCTTACATCCACTATTGGAACGTTCAACCTGCTGGAACGATCGCAGATGCCAACTGGAACTCTCCGGTTGCCATGACTCCAGATCCTTACAATCCGGGATGGTTTACTTACACTTTCGCTGGTGCAACCTCTGTCAATTTCTTATTCAGGAATGGCAGCTCTACAGGAACGCCTGGTTCAACACAAACCCGGGACATCAACAATGTAACACAGAACAACTGCTATGTTTGGGACGCAACTTCGTCAAATTTTGTAAGAACCACCGATTGCTCAGCACTTAACCTTGCTACAGGTGAAACCGATGCAAAAGACAACAAAACTACGCTTCAGATTACCCAAAACCCCGTAACGAACGGAGAAATGAAAGTGAAATACACCAATGCAAACCGAGGCGTAATCCATATGTTTGATATGAGCGGAAAAGCTGTTGGAAGCTATAAATTAAGCAGCAATTCTGCAGAAGAAACATTCAGATTAAACGGTGTAAAAGCCGGCATTTATGTCGTTCAGCTAAAATCTGATTCGGGAACGGCAGCAGCAAAAGTAATTGTGAAATAA
- a CDS encoding NAD(P)/FAD-dependent oxidoreductase, translating to METREKIVIIGGGFAGLQLAKTLNNRNKKVILIDKVNHHMFQPLFYQVACGRIEPSNISFPFRKIFQRSRNTQYRMTDVQKIVPEQNKIVTSDAEFHYDKLVIATGCKTNFFGNEIMESVAFGMKNTQEAISIRNHVLLTFEKLIIERSRSDDGNWNIVIVGSGPTGVELAGAFAEMKKDILPRDYPNMNFDNLNIILISATDKPLDTMSREAQDKSELYLKQLGVNFMSGERVTDYDGEIVHTASGKEIPANNVIWAAGVTGNVIEGLNPEILVRNRYKTDRYNRVVGYENIFAIGDIAYMETPKYPHGHPQVANVAINQGKNLGKNILKKSEKDWKEYEYEDRGSMATIGKHRAVVDLPKFKFQGIFAWYFWMFLHLMLILSVRNKIAIFFNWMWSYINKDSSLRLIILPNKKNSTEQ from the coding sequence ATGGAAACACGGGAAAAAATAGTGATTATCGGTGGTGGTTTTGCAGGTCTGCAACTGGCAAAAACCTTGAATAACAGGAATAAAAAGGTGATTCTGATTGATAAGGTAAACCACCATATGTTTCAGCCGCTTTTTTATCAGGTGGCTTGCGGACGGATCGAGCCTTCTAATATTTCTTTTCCGTTCCGTAAGATTTTTCAAAGATCGAGAAACACGCAGTACCGGATGACGGATGTGCAGAAAATTGTGCCGGAACAGAATAAAATCGTTACTTCAGACGCTGAATTCCATTATGATAAACTCGTGATTGCGACCGGGTGTAAAACTAATTTTTTCGGTAACGAGATCATGGAAAGTGTGGCATTCGGGATGAAGAATACACAGGAAGCGATTTCTATACGAAACCATGTGCTCCTCACTTTCGAGAAACTGATTATTGAAAGAAGCCGCAGCGACGACGGTAACTGGAATATCGTCATCGTGGGCAGCGGGCCAACTGGTGTGGAGCTTGCCGGAGCTTTCGCTGAAATGAAAAAAGACATCCTGCCGCGCGATTATCCGAATATGAATTTCGATAATCTGAACATCATATTAATCAGCGCGACCGATAAACCGCTGGATACGATGAGCAGGGAGGCCCAGGACAAATCTGAGCTCTACCTTAAACAGCTGGGTGTGAATTTCATGAGCGGCGAGAGGGTAACTGATTATGACGGTGAGATTGTTCATACAGCCAGTGGAAAAGAAATTCCTGCCAATAACGTGATTTGGGCAGCAGGCGTCACCGGAAACGTGATTGAAGGGCTGAATCCTGAAATTTTGGTGAGAAACCGTTACAAAACCGACCGCTACAACCGCGTGGTGGGTTACGAAAATATTTTTGCCATCGGCGATATTGCCTATATGGAAACACCGAAGTATCCGCACGGCCATCCGCAGGTGGCGAATGTGGCGATCAACCAGGGGAAAAATTTAGGCAAAAATATCCTGAAAAAATCTGAAAAAGACTGGAAAGAATACGAATACGAAGACCGCGGAAGCATGGCAACCATCGGGAAACACCGTGCTGTTGTGGATTTGCCGAAATTTAAATTCCAGGGGATTTTTGCCTGGTACTTCTGGATGTTCCTGCACCTGATGCTGATTCTTTCCGTAAGAAACAAAATTGCCATTTTCTTCAACTGGATGTGGAGCTATATCAATAAAGATTCTTCGCTACGGCTCATCATTCTTCCCAACAAAAAAAACAGTACGGAACAATGA
- a CDS encoding ABC-F family ATP-binding cassette domain-containing protein, translating to MNYVSAENLSKSYGVKSLFKNISFNINEGDKIAIVAKNGSGKSTLLKIILGKEIADSGEVSINKDVQVVLFDQEIEFDSQLTVEEFMMTLDSAPIQALKNYHKSLISQDAEDMELAIAEMEAQKAWDLENEMKQILSQLKITDLEAKMGTLSGGQIKRVALAKLLTETRAEHRHVLLIMDEPTNHLDVEMVEWLENYLSKAKITLLLVTHDRYFLDSVCDTIWEMEDQNLYVHNGSYATYLENKMIREDHLNATIDKANNLYRKELEWMRRQPKARTTKSKSRIDAFYETEKVAKTDTRKQALELDFEMKRLGKKILELKNINKSFGEKILLKDFSYSFQRGEKVGIVGKNGAGKSTLLNIIQGFEPKDSGEIETGETIKFGYFSQKGLNYNEEERVIDFIREISENFPMANGRTISASQFLRLFLFDDQTQYSPISKLSGGEKRRLHLMKVLYENPNFLIFDEPTNDLDLPTLTVLENFLLNFQGCVIIVSHDRYFMDRIVDHVLAFEDEGKIRDFVGNFSEYREKIRETRIENQERQAQAKTDEPQTKSENPATSNQKPATKKLSFKEQRELESIEKEMPKLEERRADILEKLNNESDYEKISKLSEELQTVSDELGEKEMRWLELQEMQS from the coding sequence ATGAACTACGTCTCCGCCGAAAATCTCAGCAAATCTTACGGTGTTAAAAGCCTTTTCAAAAATATTTCTTTCAATATCAACGAAGGCGACAAAATCGCGATAGTAGCCAAAAACGGCAGCGGCAAATCAACTTTACTCAAAATTATTTTGGGCAAAGAAATTGCCGACAGCGGCGAAGTATCCATTAATAAAGACGTTCAGGTAGTACTGTTTGACCAGGAAATTGAGTTTGATTCCCAACTTACGGTGGAAGAATTTATGATGACGCTGGATTCTGCACCCATTCAGGCTTTGAAAAACTACCATAAATCCCTGATTTCCCAAGATGCGGAAGACATGGAACTGGCCATCGCCGAAATGGAAGCCCAGAAAGCCTGGGATTTGGAAAACGAGATGAAACAGATTCTTTCCCAACTGAAAATCACCGATCTGGAAGCGAAAATGGGAACACTCTCGGGCGGTCAAATCAAACGCGTTGCTCTGGCAAAACTGCTCACCGAAACCCGCGCTGAACACCGCCACGTCCTGCTGATTATGGACGAACCCACCAACCACCTGGATGTGGAAATGGTGGAATGGCTTGAAAATTACCTCTCGAAAGCGAAAATCACGCTTCTTTTGGTAACGCACGACCGCTATTTTCTGGATTCGGTTTGCGACACGATTTGGGAAATGGAGGACCAGAATCTCTACGTTCACAACGGCAGTTACGCCACTTATCTCGAAAACAAAATGATTCGGGAGGATCATCTGAATGCCACCATCGACAAAGCCAACAACCTCTACCGTAAGGAGTTGGAATGGATGCGCCGCCAGCCCAAAGCGCGGACCACAAAATCGAAATCGCGGATTGATGCCTTCTACGAAACTGAAAAAGTTGCGAAAACTGACACCAGAAAACAGGCTCTGGAACTCGATTTCGAGATGAAACGTTTGGGAAAAAAGATTCTGGAACTTAAAAATATCAACAAAAGTTTTGGTGAAAAGATTTTACTGAAAGATTTCTCCTATTCATTTCAGCGCGGCGAAAAGGTAGGAATTGTCGGGAAAAATGGTGCCGGAAAATCGACACTTCTCAATATCATTCAGGGTTTTGAACCAAAAGATTCCGGGGAAATAGAAACCGGTGAAACCATAAAATTCGGCTACTTTTCGCAGAAAGGCCTGAATTATAATGAAGAAGAACGGGTGATTGATTTCATCAGGGAAATTTCCGAGAACTTTCCCATGGCAAACGGACGGACGATTTCCGCATCTCAGTTTTTGAGGCTGTTCCTATTTGATGACCAAACCCAATATTCGCCGATTTCCAAACTTTCGGGTGGTGAAAAACGGAGGCTGCATCTGATGAAAGTGCTTTACGAAAATCCCAATTTCCTGATTTTCGACGAACCTACAAACGACCTGGATTTGCCTACGCTGACGGTTCTGGAAAATTTTCTGCTGAATTTTCAGGGCTGTGTGATCATCGTTTCGCACGACCGCTATTTTATGGACCGGATTGTGGACCACGTTCTGGCGTTTGAAGACGAAGGAAAAATCAGGGATTTTGTGGGGAATTTTTCGGAATACAGAGAGAAGATTCGAGAGACCAGAATCGAGAACCAGGAGCGTCAGGCTCAAGCTAAAACTGACGAACCACAAACCAAAAGCGAAAATCCTGCGACCAGCAACCAAAAACCGGCCACCAAAAAACTGTCCTTCAAAGAGCAGCGAGAGCTCGAAAGCATCGAAAAAGAAATGCCAAAACTGGAAGAAAGACGCGCTGATATTTTAGAAAAGCTTAATAACGAAAGTGATTATGAGAAAATCTCAAAACTTTCGGAGGAACTGCAAACGGTTTCAGATGAACTGGGAGAAAAGGAAATGCGCTGGCTGGAACTGCAGGAAATGCAGAGCTGA
- a CDS encoding APC family permease, with the protein MEQKQKLEAKYGLFTAISLVIGQVIGSGIFFKVDDVLSATQGNSFAGLLGFVIVGISVVFAAVSLANYAELLPKDGGILNYVEYRFGKKTAAFVGWMYLSLFYPLLTAVLFTVSGIYISHFVAEFAGFKPTFLHYTLIGIFNLVLFLGLNIFRPKTSGIFQQMTTVLKLIPLILIASFGIISLVKGDVEGTNTFSYAAKNISEGQNLWLLVAASFVPIAFAFDGWYIATQLSGEIKNSSKNLPKALVIGTSVVLAVYVLYYSGIVLKMSGTEIMALKDTYITEFSRKIASKTGAILIQIFVIISVLGTANGLLLASTRVPYQFYNQEYSRKFLNLGKVNPKTDTPVNSALLAFTLIFIYLIIYYITNTASYFTTKGYDISAIPVAFIYIVNGALFIGLLKLIKNKTFGGNSFVKYLMAIIAFLGVAVVLIGTATAPNGISYILISILYIIAGFFFIKVKTDKNQL; encoded by the coding sequence TTGGAACAAAAACAGAAATTAGAGGCAAAATACGGGTTATTTACCGCCATTTCGCTGGTTATCGGCCAGGTCATCGGTTCGGGGATTTTCTTTAAGGTTGATGATGTACTGTCCGCAACACAGGGCAACAGTTTTGCGGGGCTTCTGGGCTTTGTAATTGTGGGTATCAGTGTGGTTTTTGCGGCGGTTTCCCTGGCGAATTATGCTGAACTATTGCCTAAAGACGGCGGAATCCTGAACTATGTGGAATACCGTTTCGGCAAGAAAACCGCAGCCTTTGTTGGGTGGATGTACCTGAGTCTGTTTTATCCTCTGCTCACTGCGGTGCTGTTTACGGTTTCAGGCATTTACATTTCCCACTTCGTGGCTGAATTTGCGGGCTTCAAACCCACTTTTCTGCATTATACGCTGATTGGTATTTTCAATCTGGTTTTATTTTTAGGTTTAAATATTTTCCGACCGAAAACTTCAGGGATATTTCAGCAAATGACGACCGTTTTGAAATTGATTCCGTTGATTTTAATTGCGTCTTTCGGCATCATCAGCCTTGTAAAAGGAGATGTAGAAGGAACCAACACATTTTCATACGCTGCAAAAAATATTTCTGAAGGCCAAAATCTTTGGCTGCTGGTGGCGGCAAGTTTTGTTCCGATTGCGTTTGCGTTTGACGGCTGGTATATCGCCACACAACTTTCAGGAGAAATCAAAAATTCATCCAAAAATCTTCCGAAGGCTTTGGTAATCGGCACTTCCGTGGTTTTGGCGGTTTACGTTCTCTATTATTCGGGAATAGTTCTAAAGATGAGCGGCACCGAAATCATGGCTTTAAAGGACACTTATATCACAGAATTTTCCAGAAAAATAGCCTCCAAAACCGGAGCAATCCTCATACAAATCTTTGTGATTATTTCAGTTCTGGGCACTGCGAACGGGCTTCTGCTGGCGAGCACAAGGGTGCCCTATCAATTCTATAATCAGGAATATTCCAGGAAATTTCTCAATCTCGGGAAGGTAAACCCAAAAACCGATACGCCCGTAAACAGCGCGTTGCTGGCTTTCACCCTCATTTTTATTTACCTGATCATTTATTACATCACAAACACCGCAAGTTACTTCACCACCAAAGGTTACGATATATCAGCGATTCCGGTGGCGTTTATCTATATTGTAAACGGCGCTTTATTCATCGGACTTTTAAAACTGATTAAAAATAAAACCTTCGGGGGAAATTCATTCGTTAAATACTTGATGGCCATCATCGCGTTCCTTGGCGTGGCAGTCGTTTTAATAGGAACAGCAACTGCACCGAACGGTATTTCCTATATTTTAATTAGCATCTTATACATTATCGCAGGATTTTTCTTCATCAAAGTGAAAACTGACAAAAATCAGCTTTAG
- the trmD gene encoding tRNA (guanosine(37)-N1)-methyltransferase TrmD: MRIDIISVLPELMVSPFQTSILKRAMQKGLAEVHFHQLRNWSVGKHRQVDDEPYGGGAGMVMMVEPLDKCISELKSQRNYDEIIYLTPDGETLTQKIANTLSIKNNLIFLCGHYKGIDQRVRDLHITKEISIGDYVLTGGELAACVLADSVIRLLPGVLNDEQSALTDSFQDDLLSPPIYTRPEEYKGLKVPEVLLSGHSGKIEEWRHDEAVRITRERRPDLLDE; encoded by the coding sequence ATGAGAATTGACATTATAAGTGTGTTGCCGGAGCTGATGGTGAGTCCTTTTCAGACCTCTATTCTTAAAAGGGCAATGCAGAAAGGTTTGGCAGAGGTTCATTTTCACCAGTTGAGGAACTGGTCTGTGGGAAAACACCGCCAGGTGGACGACGAACCCTACGGCGGCGGAGCAGGAATGGTGATGATGGTTGAGCCTTTGGATAAATGTATTTCTGAACTTAAATCCCAGCGCAATTACGACGAAATTATCTACCTCACTCCCGATGGTGAAACTTTAACTCAAAAAATTGCGAACACTTTATCGATAAAAAACAACCTGATTTTCCTTTGCGGGCATTACAAGGGCATTGACCAGCGTGTTCGCGATTTACATATCACCAAAGAAATCTCCATTGGGGATTATGTTTTGACCGGCGGCGAACTGGCGGCCTGCGTATTGGCAGATTCTGTAATCCGTTTGCTTCCAGGTGTTCTGAATGACGAACAAAGTGCGTTGACTGACAGTTTTCAGGATGATTTATTGTCGCCACCCATTTATACAAGACCGGAGGAATACAAAGGTTTAAAGGTACCGGAAGTTTTGCTCAGCGGCCACAGCGGAAAGATCGAAGAATGGCGGCACGATGAAGCGGTGAGGATTACCAGAGAAAGAAGACCAGATTTATTGGATGAATAA